The Neovison vison isolate M4711 chromosome 5, ASM_NN_V1, whole genome shotgun sequence genome includes a region encoding these proteins:
- the FBXO39 gene encoding F-box only protein 39 — protein sequence MDEDSQPPPPQDQGCWARLPDVCLRRVFWWLGDRDRSRAALVCRKWNQTMFSADLWRYRTITFSGRPSRVHASEFASALWYVKKFGRYLEHLEIKFLNPYNAVLTKKFQVTMRGLLACLGKNNSRLRSLSVQHLELDRLVWRSSTRSSFLKSLSCFLKKVGKHLSCLSLKGARLTVEQGCGLLGALSHPRGQSAVSQLNLEDFFSHHLAVYSSARFRSTMAAFRGLSSLTLNYSCVSDELLEALCQSSAGTLWALNVKCHIHDPHSQVIWGMSWAKLARHATNLKVNFFFERVLKYERLVRILLPEVPVRSLSLRSCYFSDPDWSMRPTLTHLLPTFRHTLQKLTFEFNNHHESLDEELHLLVLSCRKLLYLKIWAFLDVKFVERVLKSQEEGQCALRTLKVRIYTNRYETNDEDRTLREIHRKYRKLIDAELNYLVIAYPMM from the exons ATGGATGAAGACAGCCAGCCACCCCCGCCCCAAGACCAGGGCTGCTGGGCCAGACTGCCCGATGTGTGCCTGCGTCGCGTCTTCTGGTGGCTGGGAGACAGGGACCGGTCCCGGGCCGCGCTGGTCTGCAGGAAGTGGAACCAGACGATGTTCTCAGCCGACCTGTGGCGGTACAGGACCATCACGTTCAGCGGGCGGCCCTCCCGGGTGCACGCGTCTGAGTTCGCGTCCGCGCTCTGGTACGTCAAGAAGTTCGGCCGCTACCTGGAGCACCTGGAGATCAAATTCCTGAACCCGTACAACGCCGTCCTGACCAAGAAGTTCCAGGTCACCATGCGGGGCCTCCTGGCGTGTCTGGGCAAGAACAACAGCCGTCTGAGGTCTCTGTCCGTGCAGCACCTGGAGCTGGACCGCCTGGTCTGGCGCAGCAGCACCCGCAGCTCCTTCCTCAAGAGCCTGAGCTGCTTCCTGAAGAAGGTGGGGAAGCACCTGAGCTGCCTGAGCCTCAAGGGCGCGCGGCTGACCGTGGAGCAGGGCTGTGGGCTGCTGGGCGCCCTGAGTCACCCGCGCGGCCAGAGCGCCGTGTCGCAGCTCAACCTGGAGGACTTCTTCAGCCACCACCTGGCCGTGTACAGCAGCGCACGCTTCCGCAGCACCATGGCCGCCTTCCGCGGCCTCTCGTCCCTCACGCTCAACTACAGCTGCGTGTCGGACGAGCTGCTCGAGGCGCTGTGCCAGAGCAGCGCCGGCACCCTGTGGGCCCTGAACGTCAAGTGCCACATCCATGACCCTCACAGCCAGGTCATCTGGGGCATGTCCTGGGCCAAGCTGGCCAGGCACGCCACCAACCTGAAGGTGAACTTCTTCTTCGAGCGCGTCCTGAAGTACGAGCGCCTGGTACGCATCCTCCTGCCTGAGGTCCCTGTGCGCAGCCTCAGCCTGCGGAGCTGCTACTTCAGCGACCCCGACTGGTCCATGCGGCCCACGCTCACCCACCTCCTGCCCACCTTCCGCCACACTCTGCAG AAACTGACATTTGAGTTCAACAACCACCACGAGTCCCTGGACGAGGAGCTGCACCTGCTGGTCTTGTCCTGCCGGAAGCTGCTGTACTTGAAGATCTGGGCTTTCCTGGACGTCAAGTTTGTGGAGCGAGTCCTGAAGAGTCAGGAGGAAGGGCAGTGCGCCCTGCGCACTCTCAAG GTGAGGATCTACACGAACAGATATGAGACGAACGACGAGGACCGGACGCTGCGCGAGATCCACAGGAAGTACCGGAAACTCATCGACGCGGAGCTCAACTACCTGGTCATCGCGTACCCCATGATGTAG